The stretch of DNA ACACGGCGCCGACTGGGAGAGCACTGCAATGGCGGGTCTGCAGATCCACCGTGAGGACGTCGCAGGGAACATCGTCCTGCGTCTGGAAGGAGTACTGGATGGACGGACGGCCCAGGAGGTCGGCGCGTCGCTGGAGGAGCTGCGCGGCAGGAGCGTGGTGCTGGACTTCACGCACCTGCGCGAGTTCAAGGACAGCGCGGTGGGCATACTCACGGTGAGCATGGTGGCGCAGGCGGTGACGCTGAAGGGACTGGCCGCCCACCACGAGCGGATGTTCCGCTACTTCGGCGTGGCGACGGGGGTGGTGGCCCAGCGTCCCTACTACACGCCCGAGGACGTCCTCTCCGTCTGAGGCGTCCGGCCCTCCTCTCCGGGGAGGAGGGCAACCGACCTGGCCCCCGGCTTGGGGCGTGCCGGGTCCCGGGGGAGTCGGCTAGAGTTCCGGGCAGATGACCCAGCCTGCCCGCGTACTCGCCGCCGCCCCTTCCCTGAATCCCGCGTCCGCGCGCTCGACGATGGAGCGCATCGCCGCCGGGTTGGGGATCGCCGTCCAAGGCAAGGAAGCCCAGAACCGGCAGGTGGTGACGTCCCTGGTCGCCGGCGGCCACGTGCTGCTGGAGGACGTACCGGGGGTGGGCAAGACGACGCTGGCGGAGGCGCTGGCGCGGGCGTGCGGGCTGAGCTTCGCGCGCATCCAGTTCACCGCGGACCTGATGCCCGCGGACATCCTGGGCGCCCAGGTCTTCCACGCGCAGACGGCCTCCTTCCATTTCCGCCCCGGCCCCCTCTTCCGGCAGCTCGTGCTGGCGGACGAGCTGAACCGCGCTCCACCCCGCACCCAGTCCGCGCTGCTCGAGGCCATGGCCCAGGGACAGGTGTCGCTGGACGGCAACACGTACCCGCTGCCCACGCCCTTCATCGTCGTGGCCACGCAGAACCCCGTGGACCTGTCCGGCACCTACCCGCTGCCGGACTCGCAGCTGGACCGCTTCATGGCGCGCCTGTCGCTGGGCCACCCCGCCCCGGACGTCGAGGCCCGCCTGTTGGCCACCCGGGGAGGCACCCCGCCGTTGGAGCGGGTGGAGG from Myxococcus stipitatus encodes:
- a CDS encoding STAS domain-containing protein; this encodes MAGLQIHREDVAGNIVLRLEGVLDGRTAQEVGASLEELRGRSVVLDFTHLREFKDSAVGILTVSMVAQAVTLKGLAAHHERMFRYFGVATGVVAQRPYYTPEDVLSV
- a CDS encoding AAA family ATPase gives rise to the protein MTQPARVLAAAPSLNPASARSTMERIAAGLGIAVQGKEAQNRQVVTSLVAGGHVLLEDVPGVGKTTLAEALARACGLSFARIQFTADLMPADILGAQVFHAQTASFHFRPGPLFRQLVLADELNRAPPRTQSALLEAMAQGQVSLDGNTYPLPTPFIVVATQNPVDLSGTYPLPDSQLDRFMARLSLGHPAPDVEARLLATRGGTPPLERVEAVTSPDEVAALRALAAEQKLDGAVADYVVRLAQATREHGDIERGASTRAVLALGAAARTQALWEARDFVTPGDVRAVMVSCWAHRVLLRSAVQGVAARDEAAHLLEELSRKVPAPR